A section of the Streptomyces sp. SCL15-4 genome encodes:
- a CDS encoding MFS transporter, which yields MQNSSQPSAVPSTRPPAHAATSPTPLAERSGTPAHPWRGVLTVCLGVMMAFVNVSSTIGALGAIQQDLHPSASTLVWITSAYSLAVASLVMSAGTLADLIGRRTVFLSGAVVFTAGSVLAFTADSTTLLITAQAVMGLGGAAVLPASLSIVSHSFADAHQRTKAIGAWASCSGLGLAVGPLGAGLLLNHFTWHAVYLIDVAIGAITVILTPFLVAESKHPTRRLDLPGVLLGTVAIASATYAIIEGGSSGYTSGRIITMYAVFAVSLALFLVAEARHHDPMLDLRLFRNPSYTAVMGVAAASMFGFVGTSLLAVLYMERVQQLSALATGVRLLAMFATYIVVSALAGRLVQRVGFTMMLTAGLVILGAGALSLLAVGPFTGYNALWPGLLIAGVGSALLTAPSTAAAVNSVPRLQAGMASATVNMFRQIGSVLGPSILGTIVTTRFPDYLQDQLTTAGIPAPDASRITDGAVQGDGAASLPSDAAARAFTDAVHLGLLIGGITLLIIAIPTAIFVRHRHTAS from the coding sequence AACCCCGCTCGCTGAACGCAGCGGCACACCCGCCCACCCCTGGCGCGGCGTGCTCACCGTCTGCCTCGGCGTGATGATGGCCTTCGTCAACGTCTCGTCCACGATCGGCGCCCTCGGCGCCATCCAGCAGGACCTGCACCCCTCGGCCAGCACACTGGTCTGGATCACGAGCGCCTACTCCCTGGCCGTCGCCAGCCTGGTGATGTCCGCAGGCACGCTCGCCGACCTAATCGGACGCCGTACCGTTTTCCTCAGCGGAGCAGTCGTTTTCACCGCCGGCAGCGTGCTCGCCTTCACCGCGGACAGCACCACGCTGCTGATCACCGCGCAGGCCGTCATGGGCCTGGGCGGCGCCGCCGTCCTCCCCGCCAGCCTCTCGATCGTCAGCCACTCCTTCGCCGACGCGCACCAGCGCACCAAAGCGATCGGCGCCTGGGCCAGCTGCTCTGGCCTCGGCCTCGCCGTCGGCCCGCTCGGCGCCGGACTGCTCCTGAACCACTTCACCTGGCACGCGGTGTACCTGATCGACGTCGCCATCGGCGCGATCACCGTCATCCTGACGCCGTTCCTGGTGGCCGAGTCCAAGCACCCGACCCGCCGACTCGACCTTCCCGGCGTCCTCCTGGGCACCGTTGCGATCGCCTCGGCCACCTACGCGATCATCGAGGGCGGCTCCTCCGGCTACACCTCCGGCCGCATCATCACCATGTACGCCGTCTTCGCCGTCTCCCTCGCCCTCTTCCTGGTCGCCGAGGCGCGCCACCACGACCCCATGCTCGACCTGCGCCTTTTCCGCAACCCCTCCTACACCGCGGTGATGGGCGTCGCGGCAGCATCCATGTTCGGGTTCGTCGGCACCTCGCTGCTGGCCGTCCTGTACATGGAACGCGTTCAGCAACTGTCCGCGCTGGCCACCGGCGTCCGGCTGCTGGCCATGTTTGCCACCTACATCGTCGTCAGCGCCCTGGCCGGACGCCTCGTCCAACGAGTCGGCTTCACCATGATGTTGACCGCGGGCCTCGTCATCCTGGGCGCCGGAGCCCTCTCCCTGCTGGCCGTCGGCCCCTTTACCGGTTACAACGCCCTGTGGCCCGGCCTGCTCATCGCCGGCGTCGGCTCCGCGCTGCTGACCGCCCCCTCGACCGCCGCCGCTGTCAACAGCGTGCCGCGTCTGCAGGCCGGCATGGCCAGCGCCACGGTCAACATGTTCCGCCAGATCGGATCCGTCCTTGGCCCCAGCATCCTCGGCACCATTGTCACTACTCGGTTCCCCGACTACCTGCAAGATCAGCTGACCACCGCAGGCATACCCGCCCCGGACGCCTCCCGGATCACCGACGGCGCCGTCCAGGGCGACGGCGCGGCCTCACTGCCGTCCGACGCCGCCGCTCGCGCCTTCACCGACGCCGTCCACCTGGGCCTTCTCATCGGAGGCATCACCCTGCTCATCATCGCCATCCCCACAGCGATCTTCGTACGACACCGCCACACGGCAAGCTGA